In a single window of the Drosophila albomicans strain 15112-1751.03 chromosome 3, ASM965048v2, whole genome shotgun sequence genome:
- the LOC117567444 gene encoding phenoloxidase 2, producing MNTDLKALELLFQRPLEPVFTTRDQGKTVFDLPESFYTDRYRNNSEEVANRFSQNVQTRIPLRELTSVPNLDFAAKLGRKHQFSLFNSLHREIASQLVKLYLDAPNLQQFVSLAAYTKDRLNPVLFQYSYAVAVAHRPDTREVPIPNISQVFPSNFIEPSAFQDARQEASVVEKNGNRAPITIPDNYTASDREDEQRLAYFREDIGVNSHHWHWHLVYPASGPATVVNKDRRGELFYYMHHQILARYNVERFCNNLKRVLPLNNLREEIIEGYFPKILSSVNNRTYPARISNQLLRDVDRPDGSIEISDVERWRDRVLAAIDQGFVEDTKGTRIPLDEKRGIDILGNLVEAAPSLSVNMQYYGNLHNQGHNIISFAHDPDARHLEDFGVMGDVTTAMRDPIFYRWHGFIDNVFNKHKALLPVYTNDELSFNGINVTYVEAKIGAGPARPNTLLTYWQRSTANLAAGLDFGPVEDDTIGANFRHLQNAPWTYTFNVTNSGARRTATCRIFICPKTDERNQPLRLEEQRLMAIEMDKFTAELMPGENTVRRESTQSSVAIPFERSFRAVGVNYQPTAADELARFRFCGCGWPQHLLLPKGKPEGMLFDLFVMFSDYANEAVAQPTNTPNDACSTAYSFCGLKDKLYPDARTMGFPFDRRLPNDNLTDFVGAFSNMAKTDLTIRFNDKLVG from the exons ATGAACACCGATTTAAAAGCCTTGGAATTGCTCTTCCAACGTCCTTTGGAACCAGTGTTTACCACTCGCGATCAGGGCAAGACTGTCTTTGATCTGCCCGAGAGTTTCTACACGGATCGTTATCGCAATAACTCCGAGGAGGTGGCCAATCGATTCTCGCAGAATGTGCAGACAAGAATTCCACTGCGTGAGCTGACCTCAGTGCCCAATCTGGATTTCGCTGCCAAGCTGGGCAGGAAGCACCAATTCTCGCTGTTCAACTCTCTGCACAGGGAAATCGCCAGTCAACTGGTTAAGCTGTACTTGGATGCACCCAATCTACAGCAATTCGTGTCCCTGGCTGCCTACACCAA GGATCGTCTGAATCCAGTGCTCTTCCAGTACAGTTacgctgttgctgtggccCATCGTCCCGATACACGTGAAGTGCCCATTCCCAACATCTCGCAGGTCTTCCCAAGCAACTTCATTGAGCCATCCGCTTTCCAGGATGCCCGCCAAGAGGCGTCCGTCGTTGAAAAGAACGGCAACCGTGCACCGATCACGATTCCCGACAATTACACGGCTTCCGATCGCGAGGATGAGCAACGTTTGGCCTATTTCCGTGAGGATATTGGCGTGAACAGTCATCATTGGCACTGGCATTTGGTTTATCCGGCCAGCGGTCCCGCTACAGTCGTCAACAAGGATCGTCGTGGCGAACTCTTCTACTACATGCATCATCAGATCCTCGCCCGCTACAATGTCGAGCGTTTCTGCAACAATCTGAAGCGTGTGCTGCCCCTGAACAATCTGCGCGAGGAAATCATCGAGGGCTATTTCCCCAAGATCCTGTCGAGCGTCAACAATCGCACCTATCCGGCTCGCATCTCTAATCAGCTGCTCCGTGACGTCGATCGTCCAGATGGATCCATTGAGATCTCCGATGTCGAGCGCTGGCGCGATCGTGTCCTGGCTGCCATTGATCAGGGCTTTGTCGAGGAT ACCAAGGGCACTCGCATTCCGCTGGACGAGAAGCGTGGCATCGATATTCTGGGCAATCTGGTTGAGGCGGCGCCATCTCTCTCCGTCAACATGCAGTACTATGGCAATTTGCACAACCAGGGACACAATATCATCTCGTTTGCCCACGATCCTGATGCACGCCACTTGGAGGACTTTGGCGTCATGGGTGACGTGACGACAGCTATGCGTGATCCCATCTTCTACAGATGGCACGGATTCATCGACAACGTGTTCAACAAGCACAAGGCTTTGCTGCCCGTCTATACCAACGATGAGCTCAGCTTCAATGGTATCAATGTGACCTATGTGGAGGCCAAGATTGGCGCTGGTCCCGCTCGTCCCAATACGCTGTTGACCTATTGGCAGCGTTCGACTGCTAATCTGGCCGCTGGTCTGGACTTTGGTCCAGTTGAGGATGACACCATTGGGGCTAATTTCAGACATTTGCAAAACGCACCTTGGACTTACACGTTCAACGTTACGAACTCTGGAGCTAGACGTACGGCAACCTGCCGCATTTTCATCTGTCCCAAGACCGATGAACGCAATCAGCCGCTGCGTCTGGAGGAGCAACGTCTCATGGCCATTGAAATGGACAAGTTTACTGCCGAGC TGATGCCTGGCGAGAATACGGTGCGTCGTGAGTCGACCCAGTCATCGGTGGCGATTCCCTTCGAGCGTTCGTTCCGTGCTGTTGGTGTCAACTATCAGCCAACTGCAGCCGATGAGCTGGCTCGCTTCCGTttctgcggctgcggctggcCACAGCATCTGCTGCTGCCCAAGGGCAAGCCCGAAGGCATGCTCTTCGATCTGTTTGTGATGTTCTCGGACTATGCCAACGAAGCGGTGGCACAGCCAACCAA CACTCCCAATGATGCCTGCAGCACTGCGTATTCGTTCTGCGGTCTCAAGGATAAACTGTATCCCGATGCGCGTACCATGGGCTTCCCATTCGATAGGCGTCTACCCAATGATAATCTCACTGACTTTGTTGGCGCCTTCTCGAACATGGCCAAGACCGATTTGACGATTAGGTTCAACGACAAGCTGGTCGGTTAA